TCCAAAATATGCCCTATTCAGATAAAGCTCTAATATCTCCTCCTTTGAAAGGGTGCTTTCTATTTTTACGGCAAGGGCAACCTCTCTCAACTTTCTTCTAATGGTCTTCTCTGGTGTCAGGAATGTCATTTTTGCAAGCTGTTGCGTAATCGTAGAGCCACCTTCTTTAATCTGACGGTGAAGAAGGTCTTTAAGTGCAGCCCTCAGGATTGCAAGATAATCTATGCCACTGTGCTGCCAGAAATGCGCATCCTCGACAGCCACGACTGCGTTTATCAGATGCCCAGGCATCTTTTTAATCGGCACAAAGATTCCCTTTTCGAGCTTTATCTCACCGATAAGGGTGTCGTCATCTGCATATACCTTTGTGCTTGGGATGTCCTTATACTGCTTTAGCTCCTCCACGGAAGGCACACCCCTTGCGAGTGCAAGGTAGCCTCCAATGGCAGTGCCTATCAATAGTGGGATAATGAAAAAGAAAACTATGAGCTTAAGTCTTGTCTTAACCCTCATTTATAAATTATACCTCTGATTTAAAAATACTGTCAAAGCCATAATGCAATCTCTTCCCTCAACCTTTGCATAAAATTTCTGTAATGCGTGCCTTCCCAGTAAACCCTCTGGCAGGAGGTGCATCTTAAAAAAGAGTCATGGTTTCTGTAGATGTATTCGGGAACAGAGTCCGAAACAGCCTCTTTTTTTTCGCTCATAAGGGTCCCGTTACAGTTAGCACATCGTCTTTTATCAGGCATCTTTAGCCTTAGTCCCTTTATCACTTCAGTAAGCTGATGAAAGACATCGTCTGAGCTTACGAAAAAGCAATCTCCGACCTTTCTATTCAGGAAATGTGTATCTCTCGTGAGTATGATTCTTTGCTCCTCCATTGCAATCTTAAGGAGCACACTGTCTGTAATATCGGGATGGTAGATTGTATCGAAGCCCATGAGCCTGAGCCATCTTGCGAGCCTGCCAAGCATCGAATCGGCAATGAATCTCTGCATATTAAAAAAACATGGCAGTCCGCGTGAGGCTCCACGGACTGCCGGATTTTATTTTTACTCCTCTATGGATTCCCCTTCAGAGGGTTGTTTCTTTTCGAACAAGCCTGCAAAGAGCTCAGGCAGTTCCCTTTTTACGAATGTGTTTCTGTATCTCTGCATCCCTGTTCCAGCAGGGACAACCCTGCCCATTATCACATTCTCCTTAAGGCCCTTGAGCTCATCGACTGCACCGCTTATTGCGGCCTCTGTAAGGACCCTCGTTGTCTCCTGAAACGATGCGGCTGATATAACGGACTCTGTTGTAAGGGATGCCTTTGTAATACCCAGAAGCAGGGGCTTGCCATGTGCAGGTTTTCCGCCTTTCTTTTTCACCTCTTCGTTGTGCTTGTAAAAGACTGCCCTGTCCACATGCTCTCCAATAAGGAAATCCGTATCTCCGGAGTCCTCGATTCTGACCCGTTTCATCATCTGTCTAACGATTATCTCTATGTGTTTGTCGTTTATGGAGACACCCTGAAGTCTGTAGACCTTCTGAACCTCATCCACGAGGTATCTCTGAAGCTCTTTTGGTCCAAGGATGTCCAGAACGCTGTGGGGGTTGACCGAGCCATCCATGAGTGGCTCTCCTGCCTTTACCCAGTCTCCCTCATGAACGCTGACATGCTTGCCCTTTGGAATGAGATACTCTTTCTGGTCCGTTCCTCCTTTGACAACTACAACCCTCATGCCCTTATGAGCACCCTTGAACTCCACCATGCCATCTATTTCTGCAACTATTGCCTGCTCCTTGGGTCTTCTTGCCTCAAAGAGCTCGGCAACTCTCGGAAGACCTCCTGTTATGTCCTTTGTCTTTGTTGTCTCACGCGGTATCTTTGCGATGGCATCTCCTGGATGTACGATGTCGCCTTTTTCAACTAGCACATGTGCCCCTGAAGGAAGAAGATACCTTGCAAGATTGGCTGTTCCCGGTATCTTGAGTGTTGCCTTTCCATGTTCGTCCTTAATAGAGACCCTCGGCCTCATATTGGCAGGATAATCTATAATCACCCTGTGGGAAAGTCCAGTGATTTCGTCAACCTCTTCTTTAATGCTTACCCCGGACACTATGTCTCCGTGGGCAATCTTTCCGCCAACCTCTGTTAATATAGGAGTGGAATAAGGATCCCATTCCACAAGCTTCTGGCCTCCTACCACCTTACTGCCATTTTCAACCCTGAGCTTCGCTCCATAGACAACAGAGTATTTCTCCTTTTCCCTTCCCTTTGAATCGACAACCGCAATCATTCCGTTTCTGTTCATTACGACATGAACGCCCTCGCGGTTTTTAACGGTGTTTATGTTTTGGAACTTAACGGTGCCCGGGTTTTTTGCCTCGAGCACGGTCTGCTCGACAACCTTCGATGCGGCACCTCCAATATGGAAGGTCCTCATTGTAAGCTGTGTTCCGGGCTCTCCGATGGACTGTGCGGCTATTATCCCAACTGCCTCGCCCAACTCCACAAGCTCTCCTCTCGCAAGGTCCCTTCCATAGCACTTTGCACATATGCCGTATTCTGACTGGCATGTGAGGACAGATCTTATCTTGACCCTGTCGATTCCTGCCTCGACTATCTTATGGGTTAACTCGTCATCTATCTCATCGGTTCTCTTTACAATCAGTTCCTTAGTAAGGGGGTCTTTTATGTCTTCCACCGAGAACCTGCCCAACAGTCTTTCTTCAAGCGGCTGTATTATCTCACCGCCCTCCACAAGGGAAGTGACTGTTATGCCTGCATTTGTCTTACAGTCATCCTCTGTGACAATGACATCCTGAGAGACATCCACGAGCCTTCTTGTAAGATAGCCTGAGTTTGCAGTCTTAAGGGCAGTGTCTGCAAGACCTTTTCTTGCTCCGTGTGTCGAGATAAAGTACTGAAGTGGAGAAAGCCCCTCTCTGAAGTTTGCAGTGATTGGTGTCTCTATTATTTCGCCAGTTGGCTTTGCCATCAGACCCCTCATGCCTGCAAGCTGTCTTATCTGGGCAGTGGAGCCCCTTGCGCCTGAGTCAGCCATCATGAAGATGCTATTGAAAGAGCGCTTTTCCTTCAATTCCTCCTCGGTAAACTTTTTTCCGTCCTCAGCCCCAAGCTCTTTCAGCATCTCATCTGCTACCTTTTCGGTTACATTTGCCCATATGTCAATGACCTTATTGTACCTTTCGCCCTGCGTTATAAGGCCATCTGCATACTGCTTCTGTATCTCTAAGACCTCCTGCTCTGCATCATGAATCAATTGGGCTTTTTTTGCAGGGATATGCATATCTGACATGCATATGGATAGTCCTGATTTCGTTGCATACTCAAAGCCTAATTTCTCGAGGCTGTCTAAGAATACGACTGTTTGTCTTTTTCCGGCATACTTAAAAGAGTAATCTATTACCTTTGCCAGCTCTTTCTTGTTCAGGTCTTTGTTTATAAGCGAATACGGGATACCTGTGGGAATGATTTCGCTGAAGAGAACCCTTCCACAGGTTGTATCTACAAGCTTTTTGCCGCCATCTCCACTGTCCATCCTCACCTTTATACCTGCATGCTCGCTCAAGGCGTCTGCATCGTATGCAATTCTGACATCAGAGGGACTGGCAAATATCTTGCCTTCTCCTTTGGCATTGTTTTTCTTCTTTGTTAGATAATATATTCCTAAGACCATGTCCTGAGTCGGCGTTACAATAGGTCTTCCGTTTGCAGGCGAAAGGAGGTTATTAACCGACATCATAAGGACCCTTGCCTCTACCTGTGCTTCTACCGAAAGCGGAATATGAACTGCCATCTGGTCTCCGTCAAAGTCCGCATTGAATGCAGTGCACACGAGAGGGTGGAGTTTTATTGCCTTGCCTTCCACAAGCACAGGGTCAAATGCCTGAATACCTAACCTGTGAAGGGTTGGTGCACGGTTAAGAAGCACTGCATGCTCTGCTATAACCTCATCGAGGGCATCCCATACCTCGGGCATTTCCTTCTCAACGAGTTTCTTTGCCATCTTTATTGTTGTGGCAAGACCCTTTTCTTCGAGCTTATTGAATATAAATGGCTTGAACAGCTCCAATGCCATCCTCTTTGGAAGCCCGCACTGATGGAGCTTTAGCTCAGGTCCTACGACTACAACTGTCCTGCCGGAGTAATCCACTCTTTTTCCGAGGAGGTTCTGCCTGAACCTACCCTGCTTTCCCTTTATCATGTCAGAGAGAGACTTTAAAGGCCTTTTAGTGGTTGCCTTTAGAACCTTACTTCTTCTTCCATTGTCAAAAAGGGCATCCACCGATTCCTGAAGCATTCTCTTTTCGTTCTTGATAATGACAGATGGCGCCTTAAGCTCCATCAGTCTCTTAAGCCTGTTATTTCTGTTAATGACTCTTCTGTAAAGGTCATTGAGGTCCGATGTTGCAAACCTTCCTCCTTCGAGAGGTAAAAGCGGTCTCAGGTCAGGAGGCAAAACAGGTATGACATCTAAAATCATCCATTCGGGCTTATTTCCAGAATTCCTGAATGCCTCAACCACCTTAAGTCTTTTGGTGAGCTTCTTTTTGACTCCAATGGACTGGGATTCTTTTATAGAAGCCTTTAGATGTTTAGACAGGACATCGAGGTTCACTGATCTTAAAAGCTCCCTTACTGCCTCAGCTCCCATTCCTGCCTTAAACCTACTGCCATACTCTGAAACAGCCTTTCTAAATTCCTCCTCTGTCAGAAGCTCCTTTGTCTTAATAGGTGTATCCCCTCCGTCTATGACCACATAGTCCTCGAAATAAAGGACCCTTTCGAGGTGCCTCATCGACATATCGAGCAGTGTTCCTATTCTCGATGGAACTCCCTTCAGAAACCAGATATGTGCCACAGGGGTTGCAAGCTCTATATGTCCTAATCTTTCCCTTCTGACCCTCGACTGAATAACCTCAACCCCGCATTTATCGCAGACAACCCCTCTGTGCTTCATGCGTTTGTATTTTCCGCATATGCACTCCCAGTCTTTTACCGGACCGAATATCTTTGCACAGAAAAGTCCATCCCTTTCTGGCTTGAATGTCCTGTAATTAATAGTCTCGGGCTTTTTAATCTCTCCGTATGACCATTCCCTTATCTTTTCAGGAGATGCCAGTTTTATCCTGATGGCATCAAAGTCAGTTGGGGTCTTTGTCCCCTGAAAAACAGTATATTCTTCTTTCAAACCTGCCCCCCTTTTTGCTTTTTTTCCAAAATTTCGACATCTAATGCAAGACTCTGGAGTTCTTTTATTAAGACATGGAAGGACTCTGGAACTCCGGGCTCTACTGTTGGCTCTCCTTTTACGATTGCCTCATAGATGTGTGCCCTTCCTGCGACATCATCGCTTTTTACGGTGAGGAACTCCTGAAGTGTGTGTGCGGCTCCATATGCCTCTAATGCCCAGACCTCCATCTCTCCGAGCCTCTGTCCTCCAAACTGAGCCTTTCCTCCCAATGGCTGTTGAGTTACCAGAGAGTAAGGTCCAATGCTTCGGGCATGAATCTTGTCGTCTACGAGGTGATGAAGCTTCATCATGTACATATAGCCCACTGTAACAGGCTTCTGAAAGGATTGTCCTGTTTTTCCGTCATAAAGGGTAATCTGTCCTGTCTGAGGCAATCCTGCACGCTTAAGGTAATCCTTTATCTCGGATTCCTTTGCCCCTTCAAACACAGGTGTTGCAATGTGAGTGCCCAATGCCTTTGCGGCCCATCCTAAGTGTGCTTCGAGTATTTGACCAACATTCATTCTCGATGGCACTCCAAGGGGGTTAAGCACAATGTCAACCGTAGTTCCATCTGGCAGATAAGGCATGTCTTCTTCTGGCAGGACAACCGAGACGACTCCCTTGTTTCCATGTCTTCCAGCCATTTTATCGCCTACCTGAAGCTTCCTCTTCATTGCCACATAGACCTTTACAATCTTGATGACCCCAGGAGGAAGCTCGTCTCCTCTTTTAAGGTTGCTGATTTTATCGTCATATCTTCTCTCGAGGTATCGTATATACTGGTTTGCCTCGCTGTTTATCGAGAGGAGCTTTTCCCTTAAATCCTCATCCTCTACCTTTATCTTGAGGAGGTTTCCATCTTTAATCTTTTCTATGTGCTTTTCCGTGAGAACAGCTCCTTTTTTGCATATAAGCTCTTTGGTTTTAGACTCCCTTATCTCCTCCGAGACCTTTGCTCCGAGGAGGGCATCCCTTAGTTTTTTGAATTTATCCTCTGTTATAATCCTAACCTCTTCTTCGAGGTCGCGCTGAAGCCTGAGTATGTCTTCACCCTCTATACTCTTAGCCCTTTCGTCTTTCTGGATGCCTTTTCTGGAAAACACACGGGTATCGATAATAATCCCTTCTATTCCAGGCGGAACATATAGACAGCTTTCCTTTGCCTCTTCGGCCTTCTCGCCGAATATCGCTCTCAGGAGTTTCTCCTCTGGAGTAAGCTGGGTCTCTCCTTTTGGCGTGACCTTGCCAACCAGAATATCTCCCGGCTTGACCTCTGTGCCAATCCTTATGATACCGCTTTCATCGAGGTTCATAAGTGCCTCTTCTCCAACATTGGGGACATCTCTGGTTATCTCCTCAGGACCAAGTTTTGTCTCCCTTGCCTCGATATCGAACTCCTCGATATGAACAGAGGTGAATACATCCTCCTTGACGAGTCTTTCGCTTATAAGGATTGCATCCTCGAAGTTATATCCGCCCCATGGCATGAATGCCACAAGGACATTTTTTCCTAAGGCAAGCTCTCCCATGTCCGTTGAGGAGCCGTCTGCGAGGGTATCTCCTTTTTTGACCTTATCTCCAACATTGACGATTGGCTTCTGATTTATATTTGTAGCCTGATTAGACCTCTGGTATTTCATGAGGCTATATATATCGACTCCTCCATCCTTTGCAGAGACAACTATCCTTGTGGAATCTACCGACTCTACAACCCCTGGCCTCTTTGCAGAAATAGTTGCCCCTGAATCTTTCGCAACCACATATTCCATACCTGTGCCAACATAAGGCGCCTCGGCAGTAAGCAAAGGCACTGCCTGCCTCTGCATATTTGAGCCCATGAGTGCTCTGTTTGCATCATCGTTTTCAAGGAATGGTATGAGGGCGGCCGAAACTCCGACAATCTGTTTTGGCGATACATCCATATATTGAATTTCCTTTGGGGTTACTATCTTAAAATCCCCTCCTATTCTTGCAGAGACCGTCTCGCCCACAAGATGCCCCTTTTTGTCCACAGGCGAGGTCGCCTCTGCAATAATGAATTTTTCGCCCTCTATTGCAGAAAGGTAATGCACCTCCTCTGTAACCCTGCCTTCAGAGACCTTTCTATATGGCACCTCTATGAACCCATACTCGTTGACCTTTCCATATGTAGCCAGAGATGTAATGAGTCCGATATTTGGACCTTCGGGTGTCTCCACAGGGCAGATTCTTCCGTAGTGGGTCGGATGCACATCTCTTACTTCAAAGCCTGCCCTTTCCCTTGTAAGGCCACCAGGGCCAAGGGCGCTTAACCGCCTTTTGTGCGTAATCTCGGAAAGCGGGTTTGTCTGGTCCATGAACTGGCTTAATTGGCTTGAGCCAAAGAACTCCTTGACTGCTGCCATTACAGGCTTTGTGTTTATCAGGTCATGTGGCATTGCCTCTTCAAGCTCGGTAAGGGTCATCTTTTCTCTTACAGCCCGCTCCATCCTTACAAGCCCGATTCTGAACTGGTTCTCGAGGATCTCCCCTACTGCCCTTACACGCCTGTTTCCAAGATGGTCTATATCGTCCACCTCTCCTTTGCCTATTCTCAGGGAAAGCAGATACCTGACTATCTCGATGATGTCTTTGTCAGTGAGGACTTTTACATCAAGTGGTGTGTCAATGCCAAGCCTCTTGTTGATCTTTAGCCTTCCTACAGGAGAAAGGTCGTATCTTTTAGGGTCAAAAAACAGCCCGTTAAAGAGTTCCTTTGCGGCTTTTATATTTGGTGGCTCTCCTGGCCTTAGTTTCTTATAAATCTCCATAAGGGCATCATTCTGAGCAGTTACCTTATCCGTAAGAAGGGTATCCCTGAGTGCAGGCAGGTAACTTACCTCATCTATGAAAATCAGCTCTAATTTATCTGCCTTTATGGTTTTTATTTGCTGAAATGCCTGCTCTGTTATTGCCTCGTTACTGCCAACTATTATCTCTCCGGTCACAGGGTCTATTATGTCTTTAAGGGTAATCCTGCCGATTATCTCCTTTTCGGTTATCGGGATGCTCGTGATGCCAGCAGTCTCCATCCTCTTAATAGAGGCCCTTGTAATCTTACTGCCTTCTTTTGAGATAAGCTCTTTTGTACGAGGCTCTACTATATTTTCTCCAGCCCTTATGCCTGCAAGGACATCTCCTACTGGTCTTCTCCAGAGTTTGCCGTCAAACCTTATCTTTTCAATCGGGTAAAAGAGCTGAAGGATATCCACATTGCTATAGCCTAATGCCTTCAGCACTATCGTGACAGGCAATTTCTTTTTTCTATCGATTCTTACATAGAGAATGTCTTTTGTATCGAACTCGAAATCCAGCCATGAGCCTCTTGCTGGTATCACCCTCGCAGAGTAAAGGAGTCTTCCACTTGTATGGGTTTTTCCTTTGCTGTGTCCAAAGAACACCCCAGAGGACCTGTGAAGCTGGCTAACGACAACCCTTTCGGTTCCATTTATTATGAATGAGCCTGTCTCTGTCATCAGGGGCATCTCTCCTATATAGACATCCTGCTCCTTTGACTCCTTAAGCCTCTTTTTATCTCCAGTGGTTTCCCAGAGGTTGAGCTTAACCTTTATCTTAAGAGGTGCCGCATAGGTTACGCCCTTCATGAGGGATTCCCTTTCGCTGAACTTTGGCTCTCCGACACTGTACTCTATGAACTCTATAGAGGCAGTCTCGTTATAGTCGCTTATAGGGAATACGCTTTTCAGCGCAGACTGAAGCCCGATGTCCTGCTTTTTTTGAGGCAGAACATCTTTTTGAAGGAATTTTTCAAATGACCTTGTCTGTATCTCTATAAGGTTTGAAACCTCAAGGGTTGGCGGAATCTTTCCGAAATTCAATCTTTCCCTTAAATTCCTTGCCATATATCTCCTTCTTTATTTTATTTCTACGACAGCTCCCTGTGCCTCAAGCTTTGCCTTTATTGCTTCTGCCTCTTCTTTTGAGACACCTGCCTTTACAGGCTTTGGTGAGCTGTCAACGAGCTCTTTAGCCTCTTTAAGTCCCAGAGAGGTTAGCTCTCTGACGACCTTTATAACCTGAATCTTTTTATCTCCAGCTGAAGATAATATGACATCGAAGCTTGTCTTTTCTTCCACCACCGGTGCGGCGGCCTGTGCAGACTGAGGCATCCCTGCCATCGAAATAGGAGCCGCGGCAGTAACGCCGTATCTGTCCTCAAACTCCTTTATGAACTTTGACATCTCAAGCACAGTCATATTGTCGATAAACTCAAAAACCTGTTCCTTTGTAATTGCCATTTTTTATATCCTCCTTAAATTCTTTATGTTGTCTTTTGTGTAGCCAATGCATTCATTGCATGAGCAAACGAACTTAGAGTGGCTGAAAGCCCTCCTGCCAATTTTCCGAGAGGTGCCTGCATAACGCCTGCAAGCATGCTCAGTAAAACCTGTTTTGAAGGCAGTTCTGCTATCTCCTTAAGGTCAATGTCTGTGTAGAGTCTGCCTTCTATAACACCTGCCGATAGTCTGAGTTTTTCGTTCTTTTTTGAAAACGAGATGACCTTTTTAACAAGCTCCACAGGGTCGTCATATCCTACTGCAATGCCAACCTGACCCTTGAGGTGCTTTTGGGCAACAGAAACAGGTGTATCCACGGATGCCTTTAGTGCAATGGTGTTTTTTATTACCTTATACAGAAGGTTACTCCCCAGATGTTTTCTCAGTTGAGCCATCTCAGCCACCGTAATGCCTGTGTAGTCTGTGAATACAACTGCCTTTGCCTTCAGAAACTTCTCCTTTAATTGAGAGGCAAGCTCTATTTTGTCCTGTCTGTTCAGCTATTTCTCCTTTCCGACGACAAACCCATACATCTGTCTCGGCAGGCATTCCCAATGCACTGGGAAGATTAAGTCCCGCTCCTTGCGGGACGCCTGCTGTCTCTGACTATGATAATAACGGACAATGCCCGTTCATTTACCTAAGAGTTTTCCTGTGTCAACCAGAATGCCGGCTCCCATCGTAGATGAAAGGGAGACCTTTTTAAGATAGGTTCCCTTACTCGTCGTCGGCTTTGCCTTTAGTATCGAATCCAAAACTGCCTTTATATTCTCCATGAGCGCATCTTTTCCAAATGAAACCTTTCCAACAGGCACATGAACGATGCCTGCTTTTTCGACCTTATACTGGACCTTTCCTGTCTTGAGGTCTTTTACGGTTTTTGCTATGTCAAAGGTTACGGTTCCTAACTTTGGGTTAGGCATAAGACCTCTTGGACCAAGGAGCTTTCCAATCTTTCCAACCGCACCCATCATGTCAGGGGTAGCCACCGTCATATCAAAGTCAAGCCATCCCTGTTTTATCTTCTCTATAAGGTCGTCTCCACCTGTATAATCAGCACCTGCCTCTTGTGCCTCTTTCTCCTTCTGACCCTTTGCAAAGACGAGCACCTTGATTTTTTTTCCTGTTCCGTGTGGCAACTGAACAGTGCCTCTAACCATCTGCTCTGACTTTTTTGGGTCAACCCCAAGGTTTACTGCCATATCGACTGTCTCGTCAAATTTTGTATAAGCAGTCTCCTTAACAAGGCTCACTGCCTCTTCGATTGTGTATCCCTTTGTCTTGTCAACCTTTTCTTTAGCGATTATGAGTTTTTTCCCCATCCTTACCTCCGTTGTCAATCTACGATATCTACACCCATGCTTCTTGCTGTGCCTTTGACTATCTCCATTGCCGATTCAATGCTGTCTGTATTGAGGTCAGGCAATTTAGTCTGCGCAATTACCCTTACCTGCTCGGCAGTCAGCTTGCCTACTTTTTCTTTATTTGGGATGCCTGAGCCCTTGACTATGCCAACTGCCTTTTTAATCAGCTCCGATGCAGGCGGGGTCTTTGTTATAAATGTGAATGACCTGTCAGAGTAGACAGTCAGAACAACAGGCACTATGGTGTCTCCCATAGACTGTGTCTGGCTGTTAAATGCCTTACAGAACTCCATGATATTTACGCCATGAGGCCCAAGTGCAGGGCCAACAGGTGGTGCTGGGTTTGCCTTTCCCGATGGTATCTGAAGCTTTACTTGTGCAATCATCTCTTTCTTTGCCATCTCTAAGCCTCCTATGCCTTTTCAACCTGAAAAAAACTAAGTTCAACAGGCGTTGGCCTGCCAAATATGCTGACCATGACCTTTAGCCTTCCGTGGTCTGCATCGACCTCTTCCACATATCCTGCGAAATTGGTGAATGGTCCATCTGTTATCCTTACCTCATCTCCGCTCATGAATCGAGTCTTTACCTGTAGCGCAGGACCTCTTTCGATCTGCTGTAGGATTAGACTGACTTCCTCCTCTGAAATAGGCACTGGTTTTGTGCCGCCAACAAAACCCGACACCTTTGGAATACTCCTGATAAGATGCCAAGTCTCGTCGTCAAGCTCCATCTCAACCAGTATGTAGCCAGGATAAAACTTCTTTTCAAGCTCCCTCTTCTTGCCCTTCTTCATGTCTATTACCTTTTCAGTAGGCACAAGAACCCTCGCAACCCTTTCCTTCATCCCTTGCTTTTCAACCTTACTCTCTATAGATTCTCTAACCTTCTCTTCAAAGCCCGAGTAAGTATGAACCACATACCAGTTTTTTGCCATTTCTACCTCAAGACCATCCTCACAAGTTTTGAAAGCCCTATGTCAACGAGCCCGAGAAATACAGCCATTATCAACACCGTTACGATCACTACCCATGTAGAGCCAATAAGCTCGTCTTTGGATGGATAGACGACCTTTTTGACCTCTATTTTTACTTCCTTAAAAAATTCCTTTATCCTCTTAAACATGCTCCCTCTTTAACAGGCCAGGAGGGATTTGAACCCCCAACCCTCGGATTTGGAGTCCGGTGCTCTGCCGTTAGAGCTACTGGCCTTTTTCCTTTAATCATAGTCTTATGCCTTTGTCTCCTTATGCCGGGTATGCTTTCTACAGTGCCTGCAATATTTGCTCAACTCAAGCTTATCGGTAGTGTTCTTTTTGTTTTTCATCGTAGAGTAGTTTTTGTTTTTACACTCTGTGCATTGAAAAAGTATAATACTCCTCATTCTATAACCTCTGTAACGACTCCTGCGCCAACAGTTCTTCCGCCTTCCCTTATTGCAAACCTGAGCTCTTTCTCCATTGCTATGACAGAGATAAGCTCTATCACAACATTTATGTTATCCCCAGGCATAACCATCTCTACCCCATCCGGAAGCTTTACTATCCCTGTGACATCCCGGAAGCTTTACTATCCCTGTGACATCCGTTGTCCTAAAATAAAACTGAGGCCTATAGCCATTGAAAAATGGAGTATGTCTTCCGCCTTCCTCCTTTGTAAGAACATAGACCTCTGCCTTGAACTTAGTATGCGGGGTTATACTGCCTGGCTTTGCAAGAACCTGTCCCCTTTCTACCTCTTCCTTCCCTATGCCCCTTAGAAGCACCCCTATGTTGTCTCCTGCCCTTCCCTCATCGAGAAGCTTTCTGAACATCTCAACACCTGTAGCAACTGTCCTTTTCGTCTCCCCTAAGCCTACTATCTCAACCTCTTCACCTACCTTTACCAAACCCCTCTCAACCCTTCCTGTTACAACTGTCCCCCTCCCTGATATGCTGAATACATCCTCTATTGGC
This portion of the Nitrospirota bacterium genome encodes:
- a CDS encoding 50S ribosomal protein L10; the protein is MNRQDKIELASQLKEKFLKAKAVVFTDYTGITVAEMAQLRKHLGSNLLYKVIKNTIALKASVDTPVSVAQKHLKGQVGIAVGYDDPVELVKKVISFSKKNEKLRLSAGVIEGRLYTDIDLKEIAELPSKQVLLSMLAGVMQAPLGKLAGGLSATLSSFAHAMNALATQKTT
- a CDS encoding 50S ribosomal protein L1, with protein sequence MGKKLIIAKEKVDKTKGYTIEEAVSLVKETAYTKFDETVDMAVNLGVDPKKSEQMVRGTVQLPHGTGKKIKVLVFAKGQKEKEAQEAGADYTGGDDLIEKIKQGWLDFDMTVATPDMMGAVGKIGKLLGPRGLMPNPKLGTVTFDIAKTVKDLKTGKVQYKVEKAGIVHVPVGKVSFGKDALMENIKAVLDSILKAKPTTSKGTYLKKVSLSSTMGAGILVDTGKLLGK
- the rplK gene encoding 50S ribosomal protein L11, whose protein sequence is MAKKEMIAQVKLQIPSGKANPAPPVGPALGPHGVNIMEFCKAFNSQTQSMGDTIVPVVLTVYSDRSFTFITKTPPASELIKKAVGIVKGSGIPNKEKVGKLTAEQVRVIAQTKLPDLNTDSIESAMEIVKGTARSMGVDIVD
- the nusG gene encoding transcription termination/antitermination protein NusG is translated as MAKNWYVVHTYSGFEEKVRESIESKVEKQGMKERVARVLVPTEKVIDMKKGKKRELEKKFYPGYILVEMELDDETWHLIRSIPKVSGFVGGTKPVPISEEEVSLILQQIERGPALQVKTRFMSGDEVRITDGPFTNFAGYVEEVDADHGRLKVMVSIFGRPTPVELSFFQVEKA
- the secE gene encoding preprotein translocase subunit SecE encodes the protein MFKRIKEFFKEVKIEVKKVVYPSKDELIGSTWVVIVTVLIMAVFLGLVDIGLSKLVRMVLR
- the rpmG gene encoding 50S ribosomal protein L33 codes for the protein MRSIILFQCTECKNKNYSTMKNKKNTTDKLELSKYCRHCRKHTRHKETKA